The Vicia villosa cultivar HV-30 ecotype Madison, WI unplaced genomic scaffold, Vvil1.0 ctg.001953F_1_1, whole genome shotgun sequence genome window below encodes:
- the LOC131637237 gene encoding uncharacterized protein LOC131637237, whose amino-acid sequence MESDSTTNNVDHYYVARRRRRLILSSRRRSRHGVHTQCPIIPVHPSSSTIPNLHYVDDVIPNLSSGKNHSYGTPLTSSNHGLENSVHASMARKKRRITLSNKRTTPNNVDKENICLTGESVLTSIQTPSSDLRLPLTCNLSNFMHTAPSQRHAPQPISHKKPRLHWNSGNNLLASFNQTVPPICNTDQASTSKAPTNNHATPSNLTPTAHYSDDANSDSQDDLNICSGSDADEEVDNEPSVDSHLEEYSDVGDRAWECPSCHASMWYQERIGNTRHTTVPKFTRCCRSGKVVLPLLNDPPRALQHLLHNGSRADSKNYQTNIRTYNAMFSFTSPGMKFDNTVADGGGPPTLRLHG is encoded by the exons ATGGAGTCCGATTCTACAACAAACAACGTTGATCATTATTATGTTGCCAGACGTAGGAGAAGACTAATATTATCGTCAAGGAGGCGCTCACGCCATGGTGTACACACTCAATGTCCTATCATCCCGGTGCATCCGAGCAGTAGTACGATTCCAAACTTGCATTATGTGGATGATGTTATTCCAAACTTATCTTCGGGAAAAAATCACTCATACGGAACCCCTCTGACCAGTAGCAATCACGGCTTGGAAAATTCCGTGCACGCGTCAATGGCCAGAAAGAAGAGGAGAATAACATTGTCCAACAAGAGGACTACACCTAATAATGTAGACAAGGAAAATATTTGCCTGACCGGAGAATCTGTTTTAACAAGTATTCAAACGCCGTCTTCCGATTTGCGTTTACCGCTTACATGTAATCTATCTAACTTCATGCACACAGCCCCGTCCCAGAGACATGCACCTCAACCTATATCTCATAAAAAACCCAGGTTACATTGGAATTCTGGAAATAACTTACTTGCCAGCTTCAACCAAACTGTTCCACCTATTTGCAACACTGACCAGGCATCTACTTCTAAAGCACCTACTAACAATCATGCCACGCCTTCCAATTTGACCCCAACAGCTCATTATTCAGATGATGCAAATTCTGATTCTCAAGATGATTTGAACATCTGTAGTGGTTCTGATGCTGATGAAGAGGTTGATAATGAACCTTCAGTTGATTCTCATCTCGAAG AATACTCTGATGTAGGAGATCGAGCTTGGGAATGTCCTTCATGTCACGCATCTATGTGGTACCAAGAACGCATAGGCAATACAAGGCATACCACTGTTCCAAAGTTCACACGGTGCTGCAGAAGTGGAAAAGTTGTTCTTCCGCTGTTGAACGATCCTCCGCGGGCGCTTCAACATCTTCTACATAATGGAAGCCGTGCAGACAGTAAAAACTACCAAACCAACATTCGAACTTACAATGCTATGTTTTCCTTCACTTCACCTGGAATGAAATTTGACAATACTGTTGCGGATGGAGGAGGGCCGCCGACTTTAAGACTGCACGGTTAG
- the LOC131637238 gene encoding uncharacterized protein LOC131637238, with protein MARDLLNANAFLDLKLRLISDRHEDGRVYNTPTVSEVAALIVGDIDPNTPRDIILHARDGHLQKIDEFHPAYLAYQYPLIFVYGEDGYRKDILHRYEHEEEVTRKNRQSIKDWLSFRLQERRSEAKTLLHSRRLFQQFLVDGFAMMESERLNWLRSNQSKLRVGKYNQLQDKTRGNQSNTASKRGKRVVLPSTFVGSKRYMDQLYFDGMAISSKLGFPDLFVTFTCNPAWPEITRALAGTSLKAHDRPDLVTKVFKIKFDELMTDITKRQVLGKVIAFMYTIEFQKRGLSHAHILVFLSPQSKYPTPSDIDKIISAEIPDPAVHPVLYDLVSAHMMHGPCGPSRMKSQCMKNRKCSKYFPKKYQEQTVVDLDGYPLYRRRSNSHVINKNGVDLDNRHVVPYNTRFLLKYRAHINMEWCNQITSIKYLFKYIHKGFDRITATISSSNSTSGSDKEPVDEIKQYLDCRYVSPSEACWRIYSYNIHGRKPAVERMFYHLVGEKAVYYPDHARMENILEKASVTESMFTTWLAANMKYEDARDLTYGQFVSKFVYEKRTRTWKPRKKGFTISRLIWVPPSTGELFYLRMMLTVVKGPSSYEQIRKVGDTQFDTFRDACFAMGFLEDDREYIGAIKEASEWGSGHFLRKLFVVMLLSSGVNRPGHVWSESWKLLSDGLLHEQRLLAHNTVLFISALTLLLNSICSEFILTEEQLMNLTLTEIEKLLQANRRSLKDFKPIPYPDGYVLQQLGNRLIYDERSYDVSAMTSEYTRLFNALTGCCM; from the exons ATGGCGAGAGATCTGTTGAATGCTAACGCTTTCTTGGACTTGAAGCTACGCCTAATCAGCGATAGACACGAAGATGGACGTGTTTACAACACACCAACTGTCTCAGAGGTTGCTGCTCTTATTGTTGGCGATATCGATCCTAACACCCCAAGAGACATTATCCTTCACGCTCGTGATGGACACTTGCAGAAAATTGATGAGTTTCATCCGGCTTATTTGGCTTACCAATATCCTCTAATATTTGTTTATGGCGAGGATGGATACAGGAAAGATATTCTTCACAGATATGAGCATGAAGAAGAGGTTACCAGAAAAAATCGTCAATCCATCAAAGATTGGCTATCATTCCGATTACAGGAGCGTCGTTCAGAGGCAAAGACATTACTTCATTCAAGAAGGCTATTTCAGCAGTTTTTAGTGGATGGGTTTGCAATGATGGAGTCAGAACGACTCAATTGGCTGAGGAGTAATCAGTCCAAACTAAGAGTTGGGAAATATAACCAATTACAGGATAAAACTCGCGGTAACCAATCAAATACAGCGTCTAAGAGGGGAAAACGTGTCGTTTTGCCATCAACTTTTGTCGGCAGCAAAagatacatggatcaactttattTCGATGGTATGGCCATTTCAAGCAAATTAGGTTTCCCAGATTTATTCGTTACTTTTACTTGCAATCCTGCATGGCCGGAGATAACACGTGCACTCGCTGGCACTTCATTGAAGGCTCATGATAGACCGGATTTGGTTACCAaagttttcaaaattaaattcgaCGAGCTAATGACTGATATAACCAAACGCCAAGTCCTCGGCAAGGTAATCGCAT TTATGTACACGATTGAATTCCAGAAAAGAGGGTTGTCGCACGCTCACATTTTGGTTTTTTTAAGTCCTCAAAGCAAATATCCAACACCGTCTGACATTGATAAAATCATTTCTGCCGAGATTCCTGACCCTGCTGTTCATCCGGTTTTATACGACTTGGTCTCAGCGCACATGATGCACGGACCTTGTGGTCCATCGCGCATGAAGTCTCAGTGCATGAAGAATAGAAAATGCTCTAAATACTTCCCAAAAAAGTACCAAGAGCAAACCGTTGTTGATTTAGATGGTTATCCCCTATATAGGAGAAGATCTAATTCCCATGTTATAAATAAGAATGGTGTCGATTTAGACAACCGTCATGTTGTTCCTTACAATACAAGATTTCTTTTGAAGTACCGCGCACATATTAACATGGAATGGTGTAACCAAATTACATCTATCAAATATCTTTTTAAGTACATACACAAAGGATTTGATCGAATAACAGCAACGATTTCATCTTCAAACTCCACATCAGGAAGTGACAAAGAGCCTGTTGATGAGATTAAACAATATCTAGATTGTAGGTATGTCTCCCCAAGTGAAGCGTGTTGGAGAATTTACTCTTACAATATTCATGGTAGGAAACCCGCCGTGGAACGTATGTTTTATCACTTAGTAGGTGAAAAAGCTGTTTACTACCCTGATCACGCTAGAATGGAAAACATCTTAGAAAAGGCAAGTGTCACAGAATCAATGTTCACTACTTGGTTGGCTGCTAACATGAAATACGAAGATGCACGCGACCTGACCTATGGACAATTTGTCTCTAAATTTGTTTATGAAAAGAGAACCAGAACATGGAAACCTCGCAAGAAGGGCTTCACAATTAGCCGTTTGATATGGGTTCCACCCAGCACTGGAGAACTATTTTATTTGCGAATGATGTTGACTGTAGTGAAGGGACCATCATCGTACGAACAAATTCGCAAAGTTGGTGACACTCAATTCGATACTTTTAGGGATGCCTGCTTTGCAATGGGCTTCCTCGAAGACGATAGAGAATACATTGGGGCAATAAAGGAAGCGAGTGAGTGGGGTTCCGGTCATTTTCTCCGCAAACTTTTTGTAGTCATGCTTTTGTCCAGCGGTGTTAATAGGCCTGGTCATGTCTGGAGCGAATCATGGAAGCTATTATCTGATGGTCTGCTGCATGAACAGAGACTCTTGGCTCATAATACag TCTTATTCATTTCTGCACTAACTTTGCTTCTTAATTCAATCTGCTCAGAATTTATTCTCACTGAAGAGCAGTTAATGAATTTGACTTTAACTGAGATTGAAAAACTCCTTCAAGCTAATCGACGCAGTCTCAAGGATTTTAAACCGATTCCATATCCGGACGGGTATGTTCTACAACAATTGGGCAACCGATTGATATACGATGAACGAAGTTATGATGTTTCTGCAATGACTTCGGAATACACAAGACTTTTCAATGCTCTGACAGGTTGCTGCATGTGA
- the LOC131637240 gene encoding uncharacterized protein LOC131637240, with translation MSSVRAQKGGVFFLHGYGGTGKTYMWRTLASALRSKHDICLTVATSGIASLLLPGGRTAHSKFKIPVPTMDNSTCKIEYDDDVAELLRQTKLIIWDEATMAHKHAFEALDRTLKDVMRTYGNSKDVFGGKVVVFGGDFRQILPVVPRGSRSDIVHAAINASYIWRDVQVLTLTQNMRLQSGPNDHEKKEIAEFSKWLLKIGEGKLSEPNDGFADIELPPELLITDYDDPVVAIVNNTYPDFKKNYQSNDYLKSRAILASTLEVVDQINNHVLDLMPGEIKDYYSSNTVDKSEIHDTNVVDILIPEFLSSLSTSGLPNHHIKLKVGTPVMLMRNIDQSEGLCNGTRVMITKMANHVIEARVMVGKGYGNLVYIPRMDMSPSQSPWPFKLKRRQFPIVVSYAMTINKSQG, from the exons ATGTCGTCTGTCCGTGCTCAGAAAGGTGGTGTCTTCTTCCTACATGGCTACGGGGGAACCGGTAAAACGTATATGTGGCGAACACTTGCAAGTGCTTTGAGGTCAAAACATGATATATGTTTAACCGTGGCAACGAGTGGAATTGCTTCGCTGTTATTGCCCGGAGGTAGAACTGCACACTCTAAATTCAAGATACCCGTTCCAACAATGGATAACTCTACGTGCAAAATCGAGTACGATGATGATGTTGCAGAACTTCTAAGGCAGACAAAGCTTATTATATGGGATGAAGCAACCATGGCACACAAACATGCATTCGAAGCACTCGATCGAACTTTGAAGGATGTAATGCGTACGTATGGTAATTCAAAGGACGTCTTTGGTGGGAAGGTAGTTGTCTTCGGCGGTGATTTTAGACAGATTTTGCCTGTTGTGCCCAGAGGGAGTCGTTCAGATATCGTACACGCAGCCATTAATGCCTCTTATATATGGCGTGATGTACAAGTGTTAACCTTAACGCAAAATATGCGCCTTCAGAGCGGGCCAAATGAtcatgaaaagaaagaaattgcAGAATTTTCAAAATGGCTATTGAAGATAGGTGAAGGGAAACTATCTGAGCCAAATGATGGATTTGCTGACATTGAATTGCCACCGGAACTGTTAATTACAGATTATGACGACCCTGTTGTTGCCATTGTCAACAATACGTACccggattttaaaaaaaattaccagTCGAATGACTACCTCAAAAGTCGCGCCATACTCGCTTCTACATTAGAAGTTGTTGATCAAATTAACAATCATGTTCTTGATTTGATGCCAG gGGAGATCAAAGATTATTACAGCTCAAATACGGTTGATAAGTCCGAGATCCATGACACCAACGTAGTTGATATCCTAATACCCGAGTTTCTCAGCTCCCTGAGCACTTCGGGATTACCTAACCATCACATTAAATTGAAGGTTGGAACACCGGTTATGCTTATGCGGAACATCGATCAATCTGAGGGTTTGTGTAATGGCACCCGGGTAATGATAACTAAGATGGCCAACCATGTCATCGAAGCAAGGGTAATGGTCGGAAAAGGTTATGGTAACTTGGTGTACATCCCTCGAATGGATATGTCACCTTCACAATCCCCGTGGCCTTTCAAACTTAAACGGCGTCAATTTCCAATAGTTGTATCGTATGCAATGACGATCAACAAGTCTCAAGGATAG